A stretch of the Simkaniaceae bacterium genome encodes the following:
- a CDS encoding L-serine ammonia-lyase — protein MVVSIFDLFSIGIGPSSSHTVGPMRAARRFVELLESHNILKITERIDVELFGSLAMTGIGHGTDKAILLGLAGYAPQDVPLNVVDRLPGDVKCSKQLTLLSGHSIQFDLDHNMIFHKGKRLPYHSNGLRFQAYGPGSKKLIKEVYFSVGGGFVVSLDETKVKEVEGHVTVPFPFRTFKELKEHCLKHHMRIDQVMMENEKTWHTEEEVKQRLLQIWAVMQESIQNGMKNEGVLPGGLDVHRRAFGLHQKLEESQDRDPLHVIDWASMVAIAVNEENAAGGRVVTAPTNGAAGVIPATLFYYRKFVPGYSEESVCRFLLTAGAITILYKFGASISAAEMGCQGEIGVASSMAAGALTAVMGGTLSQIENAAEIAMEHHLGTTCDPIGGLVQIPCIERNAMGVVKAINASRLALRGSGKYRVSLDEVIGSMREIGNDMHAKYKETSTGGLATNVPLNVPEC, from the coding sequence GTGGTAGTCAGTATTTTTGATCTCTTTTCCATCGGGATTGGCCCGTCGAGCTCGCATACGGTGGGGCCCATGAGGGCTGCAAGACGTTTTGTTGAGCTGCTTGAAAGTCACAATATTTTAAAAATTACAGAGCGTATTGATGTTGAGCTGTTTGGATCACTTGCCATGACCGGGATTGGGCATGGGACCGATAAGGCGATTTTGCTTGGCCTTGCCGGGTATGCTCCGCAAGATGTTCCTTTAAATGTCGTTGATCGGCTGCCGGGAGATGTGAAGTGTTCTAAACAATTGACTCTTTTAAGTGGGCACTCCATTCAATTTGATCTCGATCACAATATGATTTTTCACAAGGGTAAGCGTCTGCCCTACCACTCGAATGGACTCCGTTTTCAAGCCTATGGTCCGGGCAGCAAAAAGCTCATTAAAGAAGTCTATTTTTCAGTGGGTGGGGGGTTCGTTGTCAGCTTGGATGAGACCAAAGTGAAAGAGGTTGAAGGGCATGTGACCGTTCCGTTTCCTTTTAGAACATTTAAAGAGCTTAAAGAGCATTGCCTCAAGCACCACATGCGCATTGATCAAGTGATGATGGAAAACGAAAAGACATGGCACACGGAAGAAGAAGTGAAACAAAGACTCTTGCAAATTTGGGCTGTGATGCAGGAATCGATTCAAAATGGTATGAAAAATGAGGGAGTTCTTCCCGGCGGACTCGATGTGCATAGGAGAGCCTTTGGTCTTCATCAAAAGCTTGAGGAAAGTCAAGACCGAGATCCGCTCCATGTCATTGATTGGGCTTCTATGGTTGCGATTGCCGTGAATGAAGAAAATGCCGCAGGTGGTCGAGTCGTGACAGCGCCAACAAACGGTGCCGCAGGAGTTATCCCCGCAACATTGTTTTATTATCGCAAATTTGTTCCCGGGTATTCAGAGGAGAGTGTTTGCCGCTTCTTGTTAACTGCGGGGGCAATTACTATTCTGTATAAGTTTGGAGCCTCAATCTCAGCAGCTGAAATGGGGTGTCAGGGCGAAATTGGAGTGGCCTCTTCTATGGCTGCCGGTGCTTTAACTGCAGTGATGGGCGGTACTCTTTCGCAAATTGAAAATGCAGCTGAAATTGCAATGGAACACCATCTTGGAACGACATGCGATCCGATCGGTGGACTTGTTCAAATCCCCTGTATTGAGCGCAATGCAATGGGTGTCGTTAAAGCGATTAATGCCTCTAGGCTTGCTTTAAGAGGGAGCGGAAAATACCGGGTTTCTTTAGATGAAGTGATCGGTTCCATGAGAGAAATTGGAAATGATATGCATGCCAAATATAAAGAGACGTCGACAGGAGGGCTTGCAACCAATGTTCCTCTCAACGTCCCCGAGTGTTAA